GTTAATCTAGCCGGACCTAACTTACTAACTTCCTTATCCCCTTTCAGATCTTCGTCGCCCTCTTCGCCGTGGCCTACTGCGCACCCAGTCCCGGCTTCTTTGGCAAACAGTGAGTATCGGCGGCGATCTGCACCTGAACTGATCCATAAATAACCCGAGCGAATCGATAAAAATACCCATTTCCCGCTTTATGCTAAGCTAACGAGCGGTCGCATGGCTTTTTAAACGCTGCGACTGCTCCGTGGGTCTATGAAATATGTGTCCGATTGCGATCGAATTGAGCAATCAAAACGCTTGTAGCACTTAGAGCCCCAGCCCCCTCCAGCAGTCTCTATATGGTGCCCACCACTGGCTACCATTGAACTTAGCCGATCTCGACTTGGCTTGGCTCGCGGCTTAGGAATTTCGCAGGCGGCGGTTGGCATTTAATTCAGCGTAATGCGCGCATAATTGTGCGAATCAATTGCCAATTGCCAATAGCCAATATGCAATAGCCATGTCTGCCAAGACGCTGGGTTCAAGCAACTGATTAGCTAACAGGCGATGGTACATGGCATTCGATCTAACCGATTTCACTTTCGATCCGCAGCGAGCACCACACCATCCACGTGCCCTACAAGGTGCACACGGTGCACCACCATCACGTTCAGAAGGTCCATGTGCCGGTGGTGAAGCACGTGCCGGTGCCCATTTACAAGGAGGTGCCCGTGCACCACGTCCACCACGAGGAGATCCCCGTGCCGGTGCACCACGTCCATCACGAGGAGATCCCGGTGCACCATGTCTTCGATGACCACCACGACCACCACGGCTGGAGCTCCCACCACGGACACGGCTGGCTGTAAGCCATCTGCCCGCTGGCCTGCTTGTCTTCAAACCCACCCACTCAGCCAGTCCCATCTGAAGCAGCCTGTAAATACTGTACAATGCTAAGTTAATGAATGTAAATAAATCACAATTCGACTGTACACAGAACAATCCTGGCGTATTTATGGCAGGATTCCCTGAAGTGGAACCTTAGTGTTTGATGGCTCACAAGTAATCTAATAAACCAAATACTTTTAATGGGAATGAAATAacgattttgttatttgaGGCTTTTTAAGTTGTTGCGATTAGGATAGATGGTTACTTTTGAAGACTCGAAACTTGCTTATctctatatttatatactatataaGATGGTAGAATATAACCTACTTGTTAagtaatatttttcaaaagattTTTGTTATCAGTGACAGAACTTGtacacataaaataaaaaccccATATACTCAGATACTCAAATACTAATACCCTGATAGCAAATAGCCACAAATAGACACACTACCACATTTGCACCATGATATATCTAcagagttgctgctgctgcgtggATCTGCGAATCGGAACCATAGCAATAGGGATTTTGCACATTATAGCGGATATCCTTGGAGGCACATTTGTTGCTTTATTTGGGGAGTCGGGTAAGTGAAGCAGGATACTTGAGAGCAAGGATATGATCCTAACACCCATAGGTATTCCCGATTTGGGTCACACCCTATTCATTATCTTCGTTATGCTGCACATCCTGAGCTGCGTTTTCCTGATCATCGGCAGTATACGGGTGAGATACCAGTACAATTGATTAGTTTCAAATTATAATACTTATGATTTGATCTAGTTACGGAGCAGCTGGATGCTCTTCTACATAATAATGACTATGATCATGGCGGTAGCAATGCTCATATTGATAGTATCCGACGTCATACTCGCCGTTTGTTTCTGGGTAATGATCACGTATGCTATAATGTTCTGTAAGTAGCTAAGTGTATCTAAGATTTCACAATCCCTTAATTTTTCCCCATTGCTTCAGTTATTTGCCTTTATTCCTGGCTAGTGGCGTACTCTTTTTACGCCGCCTTAGGAGGACCTCTCTTCATCTGAATGTGATCCATTGCCAAGTAATAAATTGTACTGTGATTGTAGCAATAAAGTACTTGAATTTTTACAAATCGATCTGCATTTTAAGTGGAATAATCATCGTAGAGTACCGAAATAACTATATCTCATCTCATTTGGTTCAATCGTTTTGGATTCCAAGAATTCGAATATTCCTTTTCATGCAATAAGTTTCCCATAATCACTTCCCATTACATTTGTTTGTAAAATTACTTTCGTGAGTTGCACTTTTTTCACACACTGccaaaaaagagcaaaaaaaatgGGGCAATGCTATATTGATTATAAATAAAGCAATGATTGCACGCATATTTCAGGTGAATTGGTCGGGAATGTGATAGGTTCGATTGGATCATTGCTCCATTAGTTAATCCCACTGCAAGACTGTAATTTGCAGTTGCACTTGACCTTGGGCCGGTCTCCCAAAGGCGGCAATTAAGCCGAAGTTTTGCAAGAACGACTTTCACAAAGCACTCACTTGACCAGCTCCGACTGAGGTCGACCGCCAGTCCGCGTCCGCTCCGCTCCGATCTCTCCCTTCCTACGATCTCCACGAacccgatccgatccgatccggtCCGGTCCGTCCACTCCGCTCCTTGCCCAAGTACTTACTGTGCTGCAAGtcaggggcgtggcagggcaCATTCTCGGGGCATGAGCTCTCTTGGTTCCTAGTTCAGCACGCTTTTCAGCTAGAACTGGTCCTAGGGCAGTGGAAATGTTTAATTAAGTATATACCTTTTACACTTTCGGAACTCTTATCAATTTAACTTGAGAATTTGGGATATTTCCGTCATATAATTCAAGCTTAAAGTAGCAGGATCATTCCTTTCTGTAAATCAAGTTTCATGGAGCAGGATCTTAACAGTCTTCTTTCATACCTCATTTAGCGCACTTGACTGAATGAGTTTCTGATTGTAGACAGTTCaaattactttatttaattataaatgctTACTTTGGTCAATTAATCTTTTCTTCATTAGTAAGAGTTCTATGAACCAACCAACAATTACATTTTGTAATATAGTAAGAAGTTGTAGTTGCGAATAGAACGATTTGTATACCCCCATGTATCTGCAGCTATCAACCATAGAAAGTCCCATTTCTTTGACcaacattttgcatttatttcgGCGCCAACAACAAAGAATTTCAGATTAATGTCCACTAATTGAGAACTGGGGAAAGGCGAAGCGTTAAAGGAAGCTGCGGCTGGCCGCAAGTGAGCCCTAGGCCGCCCTAGTTGCAGTACGGGAAGTTGGGGCACTGGTGCGGCGAAACTCCGGCGGGATACAGACGCTCCGTCCAGCCAGGTAGAGGAGGAGCTGCCACGGGAGCACCAGCGTGTCCGGCGTTCACGTCGCAGTAGGGATAGTTGGGGCAGGTCTGCGGATTGACGCCAGCTGGATACTTATCGCCACCGGGTGCGGCAGCAGGGGCTGCGTTCCACGAGGGCTGTGCCTGCCACTGTGGCTGCGGCTGGGGGTTCCACTGGGGTTGAGGTTGCTGCCACTGTGGCTGCGGGTTCCACTGTGGCTGCGGCTGGGGGTTCCACTGTGGCTGCGGGGCACCCCACTGCGGCTGCGGATTGTGCAGGCGCGCATTATCACAGATGGGGAAGTTGGGGCAGTCCTGCGGATTCACGCCAGCCGGATACTGGGCAGCAGGTTGGTGTTGTGGCTTGGCCACCGCCAGGGCCACGAAGGTAGCGAAAAGCTTTgaaaagattttaaaaaaatatggaatttttaaatgtaataagaTACATCTGTAGTTTGAAAAATATCTGGAACTTAGGATCCTCGGATCTTAAGAACTTCAACTAAAATGTTGCAGATTTGGATTCCAGCTCCACTTAGTAGTTAAAGGAACTTTTTCAGACGCTATCCTTGTGGGCAGAAACTTGGCTCAAAGGGCACTTACCAGCTTGCAGAACATGTTGGCTGAggtgagtgggtggttggtaGTTGTGGAGTTGGTTCTGGTGTGGGGCTTATGGTAATCCTTGCCGAATTGGACTATGGAGTCGTAGCTCAAACTTCCAATTGGGTTCCTGGTCGGCGCTGCACTGCTGCTGCCGAGCCCGGCCATCAAGCTTATATAGCGGTGCTGGCTAGAACCGACTCTTGGCCGGGTCTCAATCTCAGCCAGAGTCTCTCGGCCAGACTCGGTTTCACTTTCATTACTGCGGCTGCTGTG
The sequence above is drawn from the Drosophila melanogaster chromosome 2R genome and encodes:
- the CG43183 gene encoding uncharacterized protein, whose protein sequence is MIYLQSCCCCVDLRIGTIAIGILHIIADILGGTFVALFGESGIPDLGHTLFIIFVMLHILSCVFLIIGSIRLRSSWMLFYIIMTMIMAVAMLILIVSDVILAVCFWVMITYAIMFFICLYSWLVAYSFYAALGGPLFI
- the CG14752 gene encoding uncharacterized protein; this translates as MSVLKVFIFVALFAVAYCAPSPGFFGKHEHHTIHVPYKVHTVHHHHVQKVHVPVVKHVPVPIYKEVPVHHVHHEEIPVPVHHVHHEEIPVHHVFDDHHDHHGWSSHHGHGWL
- the CG8736 gene encoding uncharacterized protein, translated to MFCKLLFATFVALAVAKPQHQPAAQYPAGVNPQDCPNFPICDNARLHNPQPQWGAPQPQWNPQPQPQWNPQPQWQQPQPQWNPQPQPQWQAQPSWNAAPAAAPGGDKYPAGVNPQTCPNYPYCDVNAGHAGAPVAAPPLPGWTERLYPAGVSPHQCPNFPYCN